The DNA segment TTGAATAGATCTGGAGAGCTGTATCTTGCTTGGTAGGCAAGAAAGGGCAATCCAAGCAGAGGAGACAAAAAAATGTGAATGCACAGAGATGAAAAAGGGCAGGGAAGGGTTCAAAAATGGCTAAGAGAAATGACTGCATTGGTTAAAAGGTAGATATACACATTTAGAGAAATTTGAATGCTGACTGGCTATTTGATATTAGGGATTCTTGTTACCTTTTAAAGATATGATAATGATTAGTGGTTATGTTGTATCTTATGTTTCGGGGTTACATGTTGAAATATGATTTCTGGATACAATTACATGGTAGCtgaaatttgcttcaaaataacagGGGAAGTGCAGGAGAGTGTATGAATAAAGATGAAATGAGGTTGGCCCTGAGTATTTGTTATGCTATTATTGTTGTATTGCTAttatactattttttatatttctgtatatatttggaattttctaaaacaaaaagttgagagagagaaacactgcTTAGCACAGTAACTACCATTATAATAAACAGTCAACAaacatctgtttcttttcttgctcTCTTTGATGTGTCGTTAGAGGCGAACCCCACACTACTGCTTATAAGGACAAGCTAGAGGAAGAAGCTAAGTGAGTCCACTGAAGCTTTTCCTAACTGAGCCCTGCTTCCCAAAGATACTGGGTTTCCCACTACCTGAAGCAAGGGCCACAAGAGTTGCCCTTCCTTATTGTCACACATGGGAGGGGTTATAGGTCTCTAAAGTATTTGCAGGTTTATTTCCAGGGAATCCTGCTGAAGGCCAATTTGAGATGAGACATCCTTGATTAGGGCTCTGCTGGAGCTCCAGCTCCTGGGCTCACAGAAGGGCAGACAAGTCAGCCTCCTTGGGTTTGCCTTTCTCTTTTACAAGGACTAAGCTCAGGCAGGCAAGCAGCATCCCTGGGGAATCTTTTGCACATGGGCGTAGCTAGAACACAACTTGTAAGTGAGGAAAGGATCCTTAGGGAACTTCAGTGGAGCATAGCAGGAGGAAAAGCTCTTATCCATCACTTTTGGTCCTCTGACAGACCACTTAGGCAaaattggagaagaaaaaaaaaagattgtgtggGAGAAGTTGGTTATAGAATATAACCATTGCTTCTTTCCAAAGTAAATCTCGGCGGGAAATCGGAATACCCAGGCAGGGCTGAACTGCTTTACAGGTAGAATAGATGACTCGCTCTTGCCTGATTTGAGGGACCTGAGAATAGATTCTGAAAACAATTTCGTTAAATACCACAGGGAATAGAAATATCACCATTAGAAGTATTTCTTTGGTATTAAAATTCACAGGGGGAAATGCATTGTGTATTTATCAGTTacaattattattcataattctcTGCTAATAATGTCTTAAGTTCATGTGGCATTCTGAagcttataaataatttttatttgccttATCTCATCCATTTCTCACGAAGGACCTCTACGTTAGCAGGTAagagtttttccatttttccccagatcttttttttttagttaaaaaaaaaagtatttatttattttagtggggaggtagttaggtttacttatttatttttaaaggaggtactggggattgaacgtaggaccttgtgtgtgctaagtatgtgctctaccacttgagctatccacCCTCCTCCATTCCCCAGATCTTATAGCTACTGGGGCTTGAATTCAAACTTTTAAACCCCCAGAATAATGctgttttctaaatgtttcagTTAAGTATCACTGTATAACAAACTACCGCCAAACTTATTAATTCTCATATTCTGTGGGTTGCGCTGGGCAGTTCTAATTTTGCATGGAGTCATTCTTACAGCTGCATTGGACTAGTGGCTGGACTGCAGCTGCCTGCTGGGGTCCCTTGcttcccactggcctctccacGTGGCTAGCTTCGACTTCCCCACAGCACGGGGAGGGGGCGGTTAGGTTAGTTGGACTTAGGCAACAAACTTCCAAGAATGAAAGTGGAGGTTCTACTTTCAGCTTTTGGCTTGGAGGAGGCCAAGGTGCAACTTTCTTTGGTCATCCTGAATCCGGGTTCATCTGACACCAGCTGCCTCCACCATGCTGCCTAAGTTCGACCCCAGTGAGATCAAAGTCATATACCTGAGGTGCACTGGTGGAGAAGTCGGTGTCATATCTGCCTTGGCCCCAAAGATCGGTCCCCTGGGTCTGTCTCCAAAAAAAGTTGGTGATGATATTGCCAAAGCGACTGGCGATTGGAAGGGTCTGAGGATTACAGTGAAACTGACCATTCAGAACAGACAGGCCCAGATTGAGGTGGTACCTTCTGCTTCTGCCTTGATCAACAAAGCCCTCAAGGAACCcccaagagacagaaagaagcagaaaaacattaAGCACAGTGGAAACATCACTTTTGATGAGATTGTCAACATTGCCCGACAGATGCGGCACTGGTCTCTAGCTAGAGAGCTCTCTGGAACCATTAAGGAGATCCTGGGGACTGCCTGCCCAGTCTGTGGGCTGCAATGTTGATGGCCGCCACCCTCATGACATCATAGAGAACATCAACAGTGGTGCAGTGGAATGCCTGGCGAGTTAAGAACtacaaaggaaaatgatttaataaaGGGTTAtttgacaacaacaacaaaaaaagtggaGGTTCTAGGGCCTCTTAAGATCTGGATTCAGAGACTCAGAACACTACTTCTTccacattctattggtcaaaCCAAGACACAAGGTCAATGCAgattgaaagagagagaaatcagacCCTCTTTTGATGGGAGGAGTTGTAAGAAATATTATAAAGGAGTATGGATACACAAGGAGGCATGAGGCCTGATTCATtggaaatctttttctttctttctttcttcaaaaaaaaaaaaagccttattttGTAGGAGAGTTTTAGATTACAGAATAATTATGTAGGTAATTCAGAGTTTCTGTATACTCTCTACCTGCTATTAACCTCTTACTGTAATATGATATCTTTGTTACACTTAATGAATCAATATTGATGGAACATTAACAGCtcaagtccatactttattcagatttccttgaaTTTTGCCTAATGTCCTTCTGTTCCAGGATTCCATCCCGAATATGACATCATACTTCGTCAGCATGTCTCCTTACACTCTTTTTGGCTGtcacagtttctcagactttccttgtttttgatgaccttgccAGGATTACCAGTCAGGTATTTTGTTGAGTGGTTCCTCAACTGGgctttgtctgatgttttccttGTGATTAGACTATGGGTTTTGGGGAAGAAGACCACAGAGGCAAAgtgtcatttgttttgttttgttttattttgaaatatataagaactttatttttgtttgactgaaacattatgctgtacaccaaggaCTAATGTGACACAAAGTGTCATTTTTATCACATCATATTAAGAGTACATACTATTAACATGACTCATCAGTGTTGATTTGACCTTGATTTCCTGGCTGAGGGAGTTCTTGTCCACTGtcagtttactcttttttttttaatcgtctTTCCACCCCATGCTCTTCAGAAGGAGGTCACTATGTACATCTCACACCTAAATGGTGGAGAGTTATGCTCTCCTTGATGGGAGACCAacatctacataaattatttggaattcttctgcatgggaacgctgtctcttctcctctgtgcattttttttttaataatttatttgtcAGTATGGACTCCTagaatttattttacactttcggttatttattttgttgatcaAATTTTTGGCAACCATGTTTAATCAACTATGTCACTACACTATAAAAGcagaataggattttttttaactttaaaaaatattacacacATAGAGAAAATTGTACAAACCTCAAGCATACTACCTGATGAATTTTCAGAGACACTCATGTAATCAGCATCTAGATAAAGAAACAAACGATTCTAGCTGTCCAGAAACCCCCCTCATCCTGCTTGTCAGTCATTAACCCCCACAAGagtaaccactatcctgacttttttttaaattgaagtatagtctgtttacaatgtatcagtttctggtgtacagcataatgtttcagtcatatgtatccatacatatattctttctcattataggttactacaagatattaagtatagttccctgtgctatacagtatcagcttgttatttgtctgttttatatatagtagttagtatctgcaaatcttaaactcccaatttatgtgACTTCTGATAGTATGGATTCCTGTGGTCTGCTGTTAAACTTTACATagatggaattatacagtatgcaCTCTTCCATGcccctggcttctttcactcagtatgatgTTTGTAAGATTCACTCATGTTGCTATGCTTTGTTGAAGAGCAGGCATTCTCATTGTGCAGAGTTTTCATCTTCAGGCCACCTCACCCCATTGGGAAATGGGCTAggtttcccaaacttatttgatTGCTGTCTTAGGTTGAAGTTCTCAAAAACAGACCCTGAGACCAGAACATAAGTACAAATAGTCCATTGGGAGTTGAGCTCATAAAGTGCCAGTCAGGGAGTGATGAAGGAAATACAGAAGAGAGAAAGCCAGGCAGAGGAGTTGACAAGCATCTGGAGCTCAGTCCCTCAAGGTCCTCCATGGGGTTCTCCCCAGGAGTCCTCCACTGGGTCCTCCACGAGGTCCTCTGGGAGACTGTGCAGAACTTATCTCAGAGCTGTCCCCCAGACAAACAAAGAAGCTGGGGTATTTACATACCAACTCCTTTCAATTATTGCTGGAGAGCTAAGTACATTAACACTGTGGCAATTACAGTCAGCTTCCAGTGTGGGTTAAAGATGCACCTACAGCCAGAGAAAGCCGGTAGGCACAGGGTTGCAGGTGCCAGCAGGAAAGTCATCAGAGTGAGGGGAGGTCTATGCCAAGGGAATAGGTGCAGGGCAAATGTTATTCTTTGTTCCACTCGTATCTTGTAAAATTAAGTCCATTTTGCTGTTGATACTTTAAGGTGGTAGTCAGCAGcaatatccaaaataaaaattaactgacAGATACAAAGTATGTATCAAAacgataaaaatttttaaaacgtGGTGGCCAGAAAGGGTGATTTGGGGATGTGGAATGAGTATTTTCATACTTTGATAGTAGAAATCTAAATTGTTTAGTTTTTATGGAATGGAATCTGGCAATGTCTGTTAAAAATAGGTATTCCAGAGATGATGGATGCTCATTAAACCTACTGTGGTCATCATTCCTTGATGTacataaatcaaatcattatgttgtacaccttaaacatagacagtgctgtatgtcagttatatctcaataaaactggggaaaataggtatttcattgcaactactggataaataagttctggaaatTTGTACCTGCAGCTGTATTGTTATTTTACTTGTcattcccctcctctcccactcaTTCTGGATCCCCCTCACCCTCAGTCAACATTTTTGCTGGTCTTGGTTACTTGCCTTCATCCTTGAGGAGTTTCAGATCTCTATCCTTGGGGGATCAGAGTCTTTGGTTACTGAGCCTTTGCCTGAGAACCAAGTGCTCCAATCCAGCAGATCCTTCAACAGGGAGCCATGCTGGTGTTTTGAGTCTCCTGGTATCAGTGCTAACTCAGAGGTCTTGAAAGATCTGGATATTCCCTTTCCCTCATTGTTCAGTTATTCTAGTAAATGACCATAAGTCCTTTTGTGGATAGATTAAGGGAAGCAATACTGTATTATTGCAGCATTTTAGGGTTCGTCCTCAAGGGGACTGGATGTCTCCTTCAATTGATGGGCTCTAGGTGTGAGAATTGACTCAGGTCTGGAAACTAGGTGAGGGATTATGATTTTCCGTCATAGTGGCTGACCTCAGCTTTCTACTCACTCATATTAGTTTTATATTGCCACATAATAAATTACCACAGACTCAGAAGCTTAAACCCTAtgttattatcttacagtttctcTAGGTCAGAAATCTAGGCATGGCTCCACTGGATCATCCACTTGAGTTCTCACAAGGTTGTAATCAAGGTGTCAGATGGGCTATGTTCTTTTCTGGAACTCCTTTCTGGATGGAGCTCCTTTCTGGAGCCTGCAGTACTCTTCCAATTGACATAGTTGTTGGTTGAACTCAGTTCCTTGCAGTTATAGGACAAAGGGGGATGCTCCTGGCACAGTGCCCTCTCTCTTATAGGCAGTTCACTTTCCACTAGCTTGCTTCTTCAAGGCCACCAGGAGGATCTCTCAGTCCAGTTGGTTAAGTCTTTTATAATGTAACCCAATTAAGGAAGTGACTatcccatcacctttgccatcCATGCTCTACTGGCTAGAAGCAGGACACA comes from the Camelus dromedarius isolate mCamDro1 chromosome 15, mCamDro1.pat, whole genome shotgun sequence genome and includes:
- the LOC105100039 gene encoding large ribosomal subunit protein uL11-like, coding for MLPKFDPSEIKVIYLRCTGGEVGVISALAPKIGPLGLSPKKVGDDIAKATGDWKGLRITVKLTIQNRQAQIEVVPSASALINKALKEPPRDRKKQKNIKHSGNITFDEIVNIARQMRHWSLARELSGTIKEILGTACPVCGLQC